In a genomic window of Glycine max cultivar Williams 82 chromosome 13, Glycine_max_v4.0, whole genome shotgun sequence:
- the LOC100801024 gene encoding zinc finger protein CONSTANS-LIKE 1, producing the protein MKNCELCKLPARTFCESDQASLCWDCDAKVHGANFLVERHTRTLLCHACQSPTPWKASGAALGNTVSLCERCAGGTTEQGQESQGGNDDDIDTDIDTDDEDDYDESEDEVAADEEDGDNQVVPWSSEPPPPAPSSSSSEESVSRCNNVDEVSTTLKRRRQEDNDFQGWNSNNWGCERSEVERGGWLVRLRRRTADDVAVEQRSARAASPDGCCGDRASEDV; encoded by the exons ATGAAGAACTGCGAGTTGTGCAAGCTTCCGGCTCGGACTTTCTGCGAGTCGGACCAGGCTAGCTTATGCTGGGACTGCGACGCCAAGGTTCATGGAGCCAACTTCCTCGTGGAAAGACACACGCGCACGCTCCTCTGCCACGCGTGCCAGTCGCCCACGCCGTGGAAGGCCTCCGGCGCCGCCCTCGGAAACACCGTCTCGCTGTGCGAGAGATGCGCCGGCGGAACCACCGAACAAGGTCAAGAGAGCCAAGGAGGCAATGACGACGACATAGACACCGACATAGACACCGACGATGAGGATGACTACGATGAGAGCGAGGACGAGGTTGCCGCCGACGAGGAGGACGGAGACAACCAGGTTGTCCCTTGGTCCTCCGAGCCGCCGCCACCAGCCCCGAGCTCTTCCAGCAGCGAAGAATCGGTTAGCCGGTGCAACAACGTGGACGAGGTTTCGACCACATTGAAACGCCGTCGCCAGGAGGACAATGATTTTCAG GGTTGGAATTCGAATAATTGGGGATGTGAACGGAGCGAAGTGGAGAGAGGAGGTTGGTTGGTTCGGTTGCGGCGGAGAACCGCCGATGATGTGGCGGTTGAGCAACGGAGTGCTAGAGCGGCGTCTCCAGACGGTTGCTGTGGTGATAGAGCATCTGAAGACGTTTGA
- the LOC100817898 gene encoding G-type lectin S-receptor-like serine/threonine-protein kinase At4g03230 isoform X1: MRTGELLLFFSFLVSLALWFQLCFAGDTLIAGQEITQNRTGNLVSSSRTFELGFFSLSGEKKYYLGIWYRELEKETQKAVWVANRDKPVEDSSRVFRIAEDGNMVVEGASSKRYWSSKLEASSSTNRTVKLLDSGNLVLMDDNLGITSYLWQSFQNPTDTFLPGMKMDANLSLISWKDATDPSPGNFSFKLIHGQKFVVEKHLKRYWTLDAIDYRIARLLENATSGKVPYKLSGITLNPGRAYRYGKSMLLMNYSGEIQFLKWDEDDRQWDKRWSRPADKCDIYNCCGSFGFCNKNNLNLNLEPCRCLPGFRRRPAGEIQDKGCVRKSTSSCIDKKDVMFLNLTNIKVGDLPDQESFDGTEAECQSLCLNNNTKCSESQCQAYSYSNSTSYDRDHSSTCKIWRRDLSTLLERYNSDFLEEFVPGPILSILVKRSDIVPYAKSCEPCGIYVIPYPLSTGPNCGDPMYNNFNCNKSTGQVTFKILGGTSHQVIWIDEDTRMFYIQPNGSYPCNSSNQNITPNFPFNVTDQCSEADDDGKIKITWLPAPEPPCTELIDCHNWPHSTCRETSEGGSRCRCDSNYKWNNTIMSCTLEEHSTNQLELILIVILSGMAILACTIAFAIVRRKKKAHELGQANARIQESLYESERHVKGLIGLGSLAEKDIEGIEVPCYTFASILAATANFSDSNKLGRGGYGPVYKGTFPGGQDIAVKRLSSVSTQGLQEFKNEVILIAKLQHRNLVRLRGYCIKGDEKILLYEYMPNKSLDSFIFDRTRTLLLDWPMRFEIILGIARGLLYLHQDSRLRVIHRDLKTSNILLDEDMNPKISDFGLAKIFGGKETEASTERIVGTYGYMAPEYALDGFFSIKSDVFSFGVVLLEILSGKKNTGFYQSKQISSLLGHAWKLWTEKKLLDLMDQSLGETCNENQFIKCAVIGLLCIQDEPGDRPTMSNVLYMLDIETATMPIPTQPTFFVNKHFSSSASSSSKPEISLQFESSYQEGR, from the exons ATGAGAACTGGTGAGCTTCTGttgttcttttcctttcttgtttctttggcGCTATGGTTCCAACTCTGTTTCGCTGGAGATACTTTGATCGCTGGCCAGGAGATAACTCAGAACAGGACTGGGAACCTTGTTTCATCTAGCCGCACATTTGAGCTGGGCTTCTTTTCTTTaagtggagaaaaaaaatactacttggGGATATGGTATCGCGAGTTGGAGAAGGAAACACAAAAAGCGGTATGGGTTGCCAATAGAGACAAGCCTGTTGAAGATTCCAGTAGAGTTTTTCGAATTGCAGAGGATGGAAATATGGTGGTAGAAGGTGCTTCATCAAAAAGATATTGGTCCTCTAAACTTGAAGCCTCCTCGTCCACAAACAGAACAGTGAAGCTCCTAGATTCAGGGAACCTAGTACTAATGGACGATAACTTGGGAATTACGAGTTACCTGTGGCAGAGCTTCCAAAACCCAACAGACACGTTTCTACCTGGCATGAAAATGGATGCAAATTTATCGTTGATTTCTTGGAAAGACGCCACTGACCCCTCGCCTGggaacttctcctttaagctgaTTCATGGTCAAAAGTTCGTAGTGGAAAAGCATTTAAAGCGTTACTGGACACTTGATGCAATTGATTATAGAATTGCTAGGTTGTTGGAAAACGCCACTTCGGGTAAAGTACCGTACAAATTATCAGGAATAACTTTAAATCCAGGGAGAGCTTACAGATACGGGAAATCAATGCTATTAATGAATTATAGCGGGGAGATACAATTTCTCAAGTGGGATGAGGATGACCGGCAATGGGATAAACGCTGGTCAAGGCCTGCTGACAAGTGCGACATATATAACTGTTGCGGGAGCTTCGGCTTctgtaacaaaaataatttgaatctgAATCTGGAGCCTTGCAGATGTTTACCAGGATTCCGTCGCCGGCCTGCCGGAGAAATCCAAGACAAAGGATGTGTTAGAAAATCAACATCATCGTGTATCGACAAGAAGGACGTGATGTTCCTGAACTTAACCAACATAAAAGTTGGTGATCTCCCAGACCAAGAATCCTTTGACGGAACAGAAGCAGAATGTCAATCATTATGCCTTAACAATAATACCAAGTGTTCTGAGTCTCAGTGCCAGGCATATTCATATAGTAATAGTACGTCATATGATCGAGATCACTCCTCGACATGCAAGATCTGGAGAAGAGATTTATCTACTCTTCTAGAGAGGTACAATAGTGATTTTCTAGAGGAGTTCGTTCCTGGTCCTATTCTGTCTATCCTGGTTAAGAGATCAGATATAG TACCATATGCAAAATCTTGTGAACCATGCGGCATATACGTGATTCCTTATCCGCTAAGCACTGGGCCAAACTGTGGAGACCCCATGTACAacaacttcaattgtaataaatCGACAGGCCAAGTTACCTTCAAGATACTGGGAGGAACATCACACCAAGTTATTTGGATCGATGAAGATACCAGAATGTTTTACATTCAGCCAAATGGTTCATATCCCTGTAATTCCAGCAATCAAAATATCACGCCTAATTTTCCATTTAATGTAACTGATCAGTGTTCTGAAGCTGATGATGATGGAAAGATTAAAATTACTTGGCTACCAGCACCAGAACCGCCCTGTACTGAGCTAATAGATTGCCACAATTGGCCCCATTCGACATGCAGAGAAACAAGTGAAGGAGGAAGCAGGTGCCGTTGTGACTCAAACTATAAGTGGAATAACACAATCATGAGTTGCACCTTAG AAGAGCATTCAACCAACCAGCTGGAATTGATTCTTATAGTAATTCTTAGTGGCATGGCTATTCTGGCATGCACAATAGCATTTGCCATAGTGcggagaaagaaaaaagctcATGAGCTTg GTCAGGCAAATGCTCGGATTCAGGAGAGCTTATATGAGAGTGAAAGACATGTGAAAGGTTTGATTGGCTTAGGAAGTTTAGCAGAAAAAGACATTGAAGGCATTGAAGTACCCTGTTATACCTTTGCAAGCATTCTAGCAGCTACAGCTAATTTTTCAGATTCTAACAAACTTGGAAGAGGAGGTTATGGGCCTGTGTATAAG GGAACGTTTCCTGGAGGTCAAGATATAGCAGTAAAAAGGCTTTCAAGTGTTTCCACTCAAGGCTTACAGGAATTCAAGAATGAGGTTATTTTGATAGCAAAACTTCAACATCGGAACCTTGTTAGACTCAGGGGCTATTGCATAAAAGGAGATGAAAAAATCTTACTTTATGAATACATGCCAAACAAGAGCTTGGACTCATTTATATTTG ACCGGACACGAACTTTACTCCTGGATTGGCCAATGCGGTTTGAGATAATTCTAGGCATTGCACGTGGCCTTCTCTATCTTCACCAAGACTCGAGATTGAGAGTGATTCATAGAGACCTCAAAACCAGCAACATTCTTCTAGATGAGGATATGAATCCAAAGATATCAGACTTTGGCCTTGCCAAAATATTTGGGGGAAAAGAAACTGAAGCAAGTACAGAGAGAATAGTTGGAACCTA tgGATATATGGCTCCAGAGTATGCCTTGGAtggatttttttcaatcaagtcGGATGTTTTCAGCTTTGGAGTAGTCCTACTAGAGATTCTTAGTGGAAAAAAGAACACCGGGTTCTATCAGTCCAAACAAATTTCTAGCCTTTTGGGTCAT GCATGGAAGTTATGGACAGAGAAGAAGCTACTGGATTTAATGGATCAATCCCTTGGTGAAACATGCAACGAAAATCAATTCATTAAATGTGCAGTTATTGGGCTATTATGTATACAAGATGAACCAGGTGATCGACCCACTATGTCAAATGTTTTGTACATGCTTGACATAGAGACAGCAACCATGCCAATTCCCACGCAACCAACCTTTTTTGTGAACAAGCATTTTTCTAGTTCAGCTTCCTCTTCTAGCAAACCAGAAATAAGTCTGCAATTTGAGAGTAGTTATCAAGAAGGTCGATAG
- the LOC100817898 gene encoding G-type lectin S-receptor-like serine/threonine-protein kinase At4g03230 isoform X2 yields MRTGELLLFFSFLVSLALWFQLCFAGDTLIAGQEITQNRTGNLVSSSRTFELGFFSLSGEKKYYLGIWYRELEKETQKAVWVANRDKPVEDSSRVFRIAEDGNMVVEGASSKRYWSSKLEASSSTNRTVKLLDSGNLVLMDDNLGITSYLWQSFQNPTDTFLPGMKMDANLSLISWKDATDPSPGNFSFKLIHGQKFVVEKHLKRYWTLDAIDYRIARLLENATSGKVPYKLSGITLNPGRAYRYGKSMLLMNYSGEIQFLKWDEDDRQWDKRWSRPADKCDIYNCCGSFGFCNKNNLNLNLEPCRCLPGFRRRPAGEIQDKGCVRKSTSSCIDKKDVMFLNLTNIKVGDLPDQESFDGTEAECQSLCLNNNTKCSESQCQAYSYSNSTSYDRDHSSTCKIWRRDLSTLLERYNSDFLEEFVPGPILSILVKRSDIVPYAKSCEPCGIYVIPYPLSTGPNCGDPMYNNFNCNKSTGQVTFKILGGTSHQVIWIDEDTRMFYIQPNGSYPCNSSNQNITPNFPFNVTDQCSEADDDGKIKITWLPAPEPPCTELIDCHNWPHSTCRETSEGGSRCRCDSNYKWNNTIMSCTLEHSTNQLELILIVILSGMAILACTIAFAIVRRKKKAHELGQANARIQESLYESERHVKGLIGLGSLAEKDIEGIEVPCYTFASILAATANFSDSNKLGRGGYGPVYKGTFPGGQDIAVKRLSSVSTQGLQEFKNEVILIAKLQHRNLVRLRGYCIKGDEKILLYEYMPNKSLDSFIFDRTRTLLLDWPMRFEIILGIARGLLYLHQDSRLRVIHRDLKTSNILLDEDMNPKISDFGLAKIFGGKETEASTERIVGTYGYMAPEYALDGFFSIKSDVFSFGVVLLEILSGKKNTGFYQSKQISSLLGHAWKLWTEKKLLDLMDQSLGETCNENQFIKCAVIGLLCIQDEPGDRPTMSNVLYMLDIETATMPIPTQPTFFVNKHFSSSASSSSKPEISLQFESSYQEGR; encoded by the exons ATGAGAACTGGTGAGCTTCTGttgttcttttcctttcttgtttctttggcGCTATGGTTCCAACTCTGTTTCGCTGGAGATACTTTGATCGCTGGCCAGGAGATAACTCAGAACAGGACTGGGAACCTTGTTTCATCTAGCCGCACATTTGAGCTGGGCTTCTTTTCTTTaagtggagaaaaaaaatactacttggGGATATGGTATCGCGAGTTGGAGAAGGAAACACAAAAAGCGGTATGGGTTGCCAATAGAGACAAGCCTGTTGAAGATTCCAGTAGAGTTTTTCGAATTGCAGAGGATGGAAATATGGTGGTAGAAGGTGCTTCATCAAAAAGATATTGGTCCTCTAAACTTGAAGCCTCCTCGTCCACAAACAGAACAGTGAAGCTCCTAGATTCAGGGAACCTAGTACTAATGGACGATAACTTGGGAATTACGAGTTACCTGTGGCAGAGCTTCCAAAACCCAACAGACACGTTTCTACCTGGCATGAAAATGGATGCAAATTTATCGTTGATTTCTTGGAAAGACGCCACTGACCCCTCGCCTGggaacttctcctttaagctgaTTCATGGTCAAAAGTTCGTAGTGGAAAAGCATTTAAAGCGTTACTGGACACTTGATGCAATTGATTATAGAATTGCTAGGTTGTTGGAAAACGCCACTTCGGGTAAAGTACCGTACAAATTATCAGGAATAACTTTAAATCCAGGGAGAGCTTACAGATACGGGAAATCAATGCTATTAATGAATTATAGCGGGGAGATACAATTTCTCAAGTGGGATGAGGATGACCGGCAATGGGATAAACGCTGGTCAAGGCCTGCTGACAAGTGCGACATATATAACTGTTGCGGGAGCTTCGGCTTctgtaacaaaaataatttgaatctgAATCTGGAGCCTTGCAGATGTTTACCAGGATTCCGTCGCCGGCCTGCCGGAGAAATCCAAGACAAAGGATGTGTTAGAAAATCAACATCATCGTGTATCGACAAGAAGGACGTGATGTTCCTGAACTTAACCAACATAAAAGTTGGTGATCTCCCAGACCAAGAATCCTTTGACGGAACAGAAGCAGAATGTCAATCATTATGCCTTAACAATAATACCAAGTGTTCTGAGTCTCAGTGCCAGGCATATTCATATAGTAATAGTACGTCATATGATCGAGATCACTCCTCGACATGCAAGATCTGGAGAAGAGATTTATCTACTCTTCTAGAGAGGTACAATAGTGATTTTCTAGAGGAGTTCGTTCCTGGTCCTATTCTGTCTATCCTGGTTAAGAGATCAGATATAG TACCATATGCAAAATCTTGTGAACCATGCGGCATATACGTGATTCCTTATCCGCTAAGCACTGGGCCAAACTGTGGAGACCCCATGTACAacaacttcaattgtaataaatCGACAGGCCAAGTTACCTTCAAGATACTGGGAGGAACATCACACCAAGTTATTTGGATCGATGAAGATACCAGAATGTTTTACATTCAGCCAAATGGTTCATATCCCTGTAATTCCAGCAATCAAAATATCACGCCTAATTTTCCATTTAATGTAACTGATCAGTGTTCTGAAGCTGATGATGATGGAAAGATTAAAATTACTTGGCTACCAGCACCAGAACCGCCCTGTACTGAGCTAATAGATTGCCACAATTGGCCCCATTCGACATGCAGAGAAACAAGTGAAGGAGGAAGCAGGTGCCGTTGTGACTCAAACTATAAGTGGAATAACACAATCATGAGTTGCACCTTAG AGCATTCAACCAACCAGCTGGAATTGATTCTTATAGTAATTCTTAGTGGCATGGCTATTCTGGCATGCACAATAGCATTTGCCATAGTGcggagaaagaaaaaagctcATGAGCTTg GTCAGGCAAATGCTCGGATTCAGGAGAGCTTATATGAGAGTGAAAGACATGTGAAAGGTTTGATTGGCTTAGGAAGTTTAGCAGAAAAAGACATTGAAGGCATTGAAGTACCCTGTTATACCTTTGCAAGCATTCTAGCAGCTACAGCTAATTTTTCAGATTCTAACAAACTTGGAAGAGGAGGTTATGGGCCTGTGTATAAG GGAACGTTTCCTGGAGGTCAAGATATAGCAGTAAAAAGGCTTTCAAGTGTTTCCACTCAAGGCTTACAGGAATTCAAGAATGAGGTTATTTTGATAGCAAAACTTCAACATCGGAACCTTGTTAGACTCAGGGGCTATTGCATAAAAGGAGATGAAAAAATCTTACTTTATGAATACATGCCAAACAAGAGCTTGGACTCATTTATATTTG ACCGGACACGAACTTTACTCCTGGATTGGCCAATGCGGTTTGAGATAATTCTAGGCATTGCACGTGGCCTTCTCTATCTTCACCAAGACTCGAGATTGAGAGTGATTCATAGAGACCTCAAAACCAGCAACATTCTTCTAGATGAGGATATGAATCCAAAGATATCAGACTTTGGCCTTGCCAAAATATTTGGGGGAAAAGAAACTGAAGCAAGTACAGAGAGAATAGTTGGAACCTA tgGATATATGGCTCCAGAGTATGCCTTGGAtggatttttttcaatcaagtcGGATGTTTTCAGCTTTGGAGTAGTCCTACTAGAGATTCTTAGTGGAAAAAAGAACACCGGGTTCTATCAGTCCAAACAAATTTCTAGCCTTTTGGGTCAT GCATGGAAGTTATGGACAGAGAAGAAGCTACTGGATTTAATGGATCAATCCCTTGGTGAAACATGCAACGAAAATCAATTCATTAAATGTGCAGTTATTGGGCTATTATGTATACAAGATGAACCAGGTGATCGACCCACTATGTCAAATGTTTTGTACATGCTTGACATAGAGACAGCAACCATGCCAATTCCCACGCAACCAACCTTTTTTGTGAACAAGCATTTTTCTAGTTCAGCTTCCTCTTCTAGCAAACCAGAAATAAGTCTGCAATTTGAGAGTAGTTATCAAGAAGGTCGATAG
- the LOC100818434 gene encoding calcium-binding protein PBP1: MAGIGKGSVEFEDLLPVIAGKLGGEGLIKELCKGFRLLMDKEKGVITLESLRRNSAMMGLQDLKEEELASMMREGDLDSDGVLSEMEFCVLMFRLSPQLMKDSWFWLQQAMHQELNNNVTKS; this comes from the coding sequence ATGGCTGGGATTGGCAAGGGTAGTGTTGAATTTGAGGATTTGTTACCGGTGATCGCCGGTAAACTGGGTGGTGAGGGTTTGATAAAGGAGCTTTGTAAGGGTTTTCGGTTATTAATGGATAAGGAGAAAGGGGTGATAACGTTGGAGAGTTTGAGAAGAAACTCTGCTATGATGGGTTTGCAGGATTTGAAGGAGGAGGAGCTTGCGAGCATGATGAGGGAAGGGGATCTCGACAGTGATGGGGTCCTCTCTGAAATGGAGTTCTGCGTTTTGATGTTCAGATTGAGCCCTCAGTTGATGAAGGACTCGTGGTTTTGGCTCCAACAGGCTATGCATCAGGAACTCAACAACAACGTCACCAAATCTTAG